In Deltaproteobacteria bacterium, the following are encoded in one genomic region:
- a CDS encoding 4Fe-4S binding protein: protein MAENVYHRLREWLDVFSVGFPSTESGVEMRLLKRLFSEEEAEMFLAMTPRLEPPESVAERTGKEPVHTAALLESMAEKGLLFRIKKGEGLLYGAVPFVVGLFEYQVKDMDRELAELCEAYFQEAFLERCKDYTALMRPIPVNRSIEVGWPVAPYEDARAIIKGKDLIAVAPCICRVQQQRLEHACDKPLEVCFMFGSHARYYIDRDMGRQVTQEEALEILDRCDEAGLVTQPFNAQNPGGMCNCCGDCCNILRALKHHPNPVEVTISNYYAEVDPDACVACETCLDRCQMDAISMGDDDVAQIDLRRCIGCGLCVTTCTSEALSLKPKLEGERRDPPEKAVDTLMQMAQQRGVFGAGK from the coding sequence ATGGCCGAAAATGTGTATCACCGGCTTCGAGAATGGCTGGACGTGTTTTCTGTCGGCTTTCCATCCACGGAGTCGGGCGTAGAAATGAGACTGCTGAAACGCCTGTTTTCCGAGGAAGAGGCCGAGATGTTTCTCGCAATGACGCCAAGACTCGAGCCGCCGGAAAGCGTAGCCGAGCGAACGGGAAAGGAGCCGGTGCATACGGCCGCATTGCTCGAGAGCATGGCGGAAAAGGGTCTATTGTTTCGCATCAAAAAGGGAGAGGGCCTCTTATACGGTGCGGTGCCTTTTGTAGTGGGGCTTTTCGAGTATCAGGTCAAGGACATGGACCGGGAATTGGCCGAGCTATGTGAGGCATACTTCCAAGAGGCGTTTCTCGAACGGTGCAAGGATTACACCGCTCTGATGCGGCCGATACCGGTGAATCGTTCCATCGAAGTGGGGTGGCCCGTGGCCCCCTACGAAGACGCCAGAGCAATCATCAAAGGCAAGGATCTGATTGCCGTGGCGCCCTGCATCTGCCGTGTGCAGCAGCAACGTCTGGAGCACGCCTGCGACAAACCGCTCGAGGTCTGTTTTATGTTCGGGTCTCACGCCAGGTATTACATTGATCGGGACATGGGCCGTCAGGTCACCCAGGAAGAAGCCCTCGAGATACTCGATCGGTGTGACGAAGCGGGTCTCGTAACCCAGCCGTTCAATGCCCAGAATCCGGGCGGGATGTGCAACTGCTGCGGGGATTGCTGCAACATCCTTCGCGCGCTTAAACATCACCCGAATCCCGTAGAGGTAACGATCTCGAACTACTATGCGGAAGTGGATCCGGACGCATGCGTGGCCTGCGAAACGTGCCTGGACCGGTGTCAGATGGACGCGATATCCATGGGCGATGACGATGTGGCGCAGATCGATCTCCGTCGCTGCATCGGTTGCGGCTTGTGCGTCACCACGTGCACCAGCGAGGCTTTGAGCCTCAAGCCCAAACTTGAAGGTGAGCGGCGGGATCCTCCGGAAAAGGCCGTGGATACCCTGATGCAGATGGCCCAACAGCGCGGCGTGTTTGGGGCGGGGAAGTGA
- a CDS encoding DUF1847 domain-containing protein encodes MSQAKTGTQPMCADCSLETGSRICLDAEGVGSKGCPTLTRPQVLQEAIKEFEKPEVREFARQASIQEAECYANRDQRPYVLQPTKTRIVEICEFAQKMNYTRIGLAFCLGLVNEAKIVSEIFREYGMEVVSALCKAGGTSKERIGIRDEEKIHRGTDEPMCNPIYQAKLMNWEETDFNVLLGLCVGHDSLFFKYAEAPTTVLAVKDRVTGHNPLAAIYLSESYYRKIRHPEL; translated from the coding sequence ATGAGCCAAGCGAAAACCGGAACGCAGCCCATGTGTGCGGATTGCAGCCTCGAAACTGGCAGCAGGATCTGCCTGGATGCAGAGGGTGTCGGGTCCAAGGGATGCCCCACCTTGACGCGACCCCAGGTCCTCCAGGAGGCCATTAAAGAGTTCGAGAAACCGGAAGTCCGCGAGTTTGCCCGGCAGGCTTCTATCCAGGAAGCGGAATGTTACGCCAATCGAGATCAGCGGCCGTACGTGCTGCAGCCCACAAAGACCCGCATCGTCGAAATCTGTGAGTTTGCCCAAAAGATGAATTACACGCGGATCGGATTGGCTTTCTGTCTCGGTTTGGTCAACGAGGCGAAGATTGTGTCTGAGATCTTCAGAGAATACGGTATGGAAGTGGTATCCGCGCTCTGCAAAGCCGGCGGGACGTCAAAAGAACGTATCGGAATCCGGGACGAGGAAAAAATTCACCGGGGGACCGACGAACCCATGTGCAATCCCATCTACCAGGCCAAGCTCATGAATTGGGAAGAAACGGACTTCAACGTGCTATTGGGTCTTTGTGTGGGGCACGATTCTCTGTTTTTCAAATATGCTGAAGCGCCCACGACCGTCTTGGCGGTAAAGGACCGTGTTACCGGGCACAATCCCCTGGCCGCCATCTACCTTTCGGAATCCTACTATCGCAAGATCAGACACCCCGAGCTATGA
- a CDS encoding LON peptidase substrate-binding domain-containing protein, with product MNENRETLAIFPLPNVVLFPGIVVPLRIFEPRYLEMMADVLNGDGLLGIVTLKPGWEAEYENKPDVYEVGCKGLVVKCDQDEEDSLQVLVRGVGKFRIAGEIEGKSYRRAEVIPISESHVEELDTEGNQLRQELLSQLVDCGDRFIDIDQVSELSELDTNIFINAMSFVSPFDTSSKQFLLEAENVPERYRKYIQLAEFSLCDLRIQGSRVWSAECGLVH from the coding sequence ATGAACGAAAACAGAGAAACACTGGCGATTTTCCCACTGCCCAATGTGGTATTGTTTCCGGGCATTGTGGTCCCGCTTAGGATATTCGAACCTCGTTATCTTGAAATGATGGCCGATGTGCTGAACGGAGATGGTCTGCTTGGGATCGTCACACTAAAGCCGGGCTGGGAGGCTGAGTACGAGAACAAGCCGGATGTCTATGAGGTGGGGTGTAAGGGCTTGGTCGTGAAATGCGATCAGGACGAGGAAGATTCATTGCAGGTATTGGTTCGCGGTGTGGGTAAGTTTCGCATTGCCGGGGAGATCGAAGGGAAATCGTATCGTCGAGCGGAAGTGATTCCTATTTCGGAAAGCCATGTGGAGGAATTGGACACGGAAGGGAACCAACTTCGACAGGAATTACTCTCCCAGCTGGTGGATTGCGGGGATCGCTTCATCGATATTGACCAAGTCAGCGAGCTTTCTGAATTGGACACGAATATTTTCATAAACGCCATGTCTTTTGTGAGCCCGTTTGACACGAGCTCGAAACAGTTTCTGCTCGAGGCTGAAAATGTACCTGAGCGGTACCGGAAGTATATTCAACTTGCCGAGTTCAGTCTGTGCGACCTGCGTATACAGGGCTCCAGAGTTTGGAGTGCCGAGTGCGGATTGGTGCATTAA
- a CDS encoding YbhB/YbcL family Raf kinase inhibitor-like protein, translating into MAFELTSKAFSSGSPIPRVHTCDGQDVSPELTWTDPPAGAKSLALICDDPDAPVGTWVHWVLWGIGPETRTLPEGLGKKVSLSKGCLEGITDFGRTGYGGPCPPRGKPHRYFFKLYALDMVPSLSPKARKSDLLEAIRGHVLDETKLMGTYKR; encoded by the coding sequence ATGGCGTTTGAACTGACCAGCAAGGCATTTTCCAGCGGGTCCCCGATTCCTCGGGTGCACACTTGTGACGGGCAGGACGTATCGCCGGAATTGACTTGGACAGACCCTCCCGCCGGCGCCAAAAGTCTGGCTCTCATTTGCGACGATCCCGATGCGCCGGTTGGGACCTGGGTTCACTGGGTACTTTGGGGTATCGGCCCGGAAACGCGCACCTTGCCTGAAGGTTTGGGCAAGAAGGTTTCTCTTTCAAAGGGATGCCTCGAAGGAATAACGGATTTCGGAAGGACGGGCTATGGGGGGCCTTGCCCTCCCCGGGGAAAACCGCATCGCTATTTCTTCAAACTATACGCCTTGGACATGGTTCCCAGCTTGTCGCCCAAAGCCCGAAAATCCGACCTGCTGGAAGCGATTCGGGGCCACGTCCTCGACGAGACGAAACTTATGGGCACCTACAAGAGATAG